One genomic region from Flagellimonas oceani encodes:
- a CDS encoding heavy-metal-associated domain-containing protein, translating to MKRKYQIDGISCGGCITKVKKVLESHEDIEEAKIFLSPKGVAKISMKSNLSVDDLQKQLNRLEGYTISELN from the coding sequence ATGAAAAGAAAATATCAAATAGACGGAATCAGTTGTGGCGGTTGCATAACAAAGGTCAAAAAAGTATTGGAGTCTCATGAAGACATTGAGGAGGCAAAGATTTTTTTAAGTCCGAAAGGAGTCGCCAAGATCAGTATGAAATCGAACCTTTCGGTCGATGATCTGCAGAAACAGTTGAATCGACTTGAAGGTTATACAATTTCAGAATTGAATTAA
- a CDS encoding SHOCT domain-containing protein, translated as MHYFEGHWGGMHIIWWIIWLVLLVWIFFIPYDVPYQKSSNEDPMQILKKRFAKGEITKEEYEDSKKTLETDK; from the coding sequence ATGCACTATTTCGAAGGACATTGGGGCGGCATGCACATTATATGGTGGATTATCTGGCTCGTACTACTGGTGTGGATTTTCTTTATCCCGTATGACGTACCCTACCAAAAATCGAGCAATGAAGATCCCATGCAAATTCTAAAAAAACGATTTGCAAAAGGAGAAATTACCAAGGAAGAATATGAAGATTCAAAAAAAACCTTGGAAACGGACAAATAA
- a CDS encoding helix-turn-helix domain-containing protein, whose translation MDSIREYWIKNMVCRRCLKVIKQELYDLGITILSLELGKLTVKAPEIAIVEADQKVVGVLHSNGFEIAKSEEEMIVEKIKIALISLVADIPINIRGKTSDYLANIVHREYKVLSKIFSKNENITIEKYFIKLKIEKVKELIQLRQHTFSDIAYLLDYSSVNHLSRQFKEIMGMSMTDYKNDQAWERNFFDEII comes from the coding sequence ATGGATTCCATAAGGGAATATTGGATAAAGAATATGGTTTGTAGGCGTTGCCTAAAGGTCATAAAGCAAGAATTGTATGATTTGGGCATTACCATACTATCCCTTGAACTTGGGAAACTTACGGTAAAGGCTCCAGAAATAGCTATTGTCGAAGCAGACCAAAAAGTGGTGGGCGTCCTCCATTCCAACGGTTTTGAAATAGCCAAAAGCGAAGAGGAGATGATAGTCGAGAAAATCAAGATCGCCTTGATTTCATTGGTCGCAGATATCCCTATCAACATTCGGGGAAAAACCTCGGACTATCTGGCTAACATAGTACATCGAGAGTACAAGGTACTGAGCAAGATTTTTTCAAAAAATGAAAATATCACTATTGAAAAATACTTCATAAAGCTGAAGATAGAAAAGGTAAAAGAGCTCATTCAGTTGCGGCAACATACCTTTTCTGATATCGCTTATTTGCTCGATTACAGCAGTGTCAACCACTTATCCAGGCAGTTTAAGGAAATCATGGGCATGAGCATGACCGACTATAAAAATGATCAAGCCTGGGAACGAAATTTCTTTGACGAAATTATATAA
- a CDS encoding lycopene cyclase domain-containing protein gives MQYVWFIWSLIILALWGVVYLMKKDSRREMLKMSWITMPFGLTEPLFVPQYWHPPSLFDLAIKTGFDIESLIFSFAIGGIGTVIYNLIFKRKYVEIPHTERKHERHRLHLYILFVPAVVFLVLALFTPLNHIYCGILAMFLGGMATLYCRPDLKTKIWISGFLFTALYFVYFGSILPFYPNYVELFWNLENLSDILVAGIPIEELLFAFTFGMYWSGLYEHLYWKKLMKPLAIS, from the coding sequence ATGCAGTACGTCTGGTTCATATGGTCCCTTATTATTCTAGCCCTCTGGGGCGTGGTCTATCTAATGAAGAAAGATTCTCGAAGAGAAATGCTGAAGATGAGTTGGATAACCATGCCCTTTGGGCTTACCGAACCCCTTTTTGTTCCCCAATATTGGCATCCGCCATCGCTTTTCGATTTGGCAATAAAGACAGGGTTCGATATTGAAAGCCTAATCTTCTCTTTTGCCATAGGGGGCATAGGCACGGTAATCTACAATCTTATTTTTAAGCGAAAGTATGTTGAAATACCGCATACCGAACGGAAACATGAAAGGCACCGGTTGCACCTATATATCCTTTTCGTACCGGCAGTAGTGTTTTTGGTATTGGCCCTGTTCACGCCTTTGAATCATATCTACTGTGGAATATTGGCCATGTTTTTGGGTGGAATGGCCACGCTATACTGCCGTCCGGATTTAAAGACCAAAATCTGGATAAGTGGATTTCTGTTCACGGCATTGTACTTTGTTTATTTTGGAAGTATACTCCCGTTCTATCCCAACTATGTAGAACTTTTCTGGAATCTGGAAAACCTTAGTGATATTCTAGTGGCCGGCATTCCAATTGAAGAGCTTTTGTTCGCTTTTACTTTCGGAATGTACTGGTCAGGGCTATACGAGCATTTGTATTGGAAAAAATTGATGAAACCCTTGGCCATAAGTTGA
- a CDS encoding HYC_CC_PP family protein, translating to MKSVFHKITSFTMALLVLLSTFSFSVAQHYCGDVLVDYSFLGHAESCGMEVQETAELPECNLVKADCCSDEVLTVDGQNDLKVSFEKLSFEQQQFVASFIYTYLNLYEGLPENIVPFSDYPPPLLVKDIQILDQIFLI from the coding sequence ATGAAAAGTGTTTTCCATAAAATAACATCGTTTACAATGGCACTATTAGTGCTGTTATCAACCTTCTCTTTTTCGGTTGCACAACACTATTGTGGTGATGTTCTGGTTGATTACTCTTTCTTGGGCCATGCAGAATCTTGCGGCATGGAAGTTCAGGAGACAGCAGAGTTACCAGAGTGCAATTTGGTCAAAGCCGATTGCTGTAGCGATGAAGTCCTTACCGTTGATGGCCAGAACGACTTAAAAGTATCGTTTGAAAAATTAAGCTTTGAACAACAACAGTTTGTTGCCAGCTTCATCTACACCTATCTTAATCTTTACGAAGGACTACCTGAAAACATAGTCCCGTTTAGTGATTACCCCCCTCCACTTTTGGTCAAGGATATACAGATCCTAGATCAGATTTTTCTCATTTGA
- a CDS encoding DUF5676 family membrane protein, whose amino-acid sequence MNRINIKKFGFAFGLTAAILYIGCMVVMFTAGREGTIDFFNSLLHGLDTTSIIRMDVPFWEAIIGMIQTFIIGWLTGALIAAFYNAQLKR is encoded by the coding sequence ATGAACCGTATAAACATTAAAAAATTCGGATTTGCATTCGGTCTCACTGCCGCCATCCTCTACATTGGCTGTATGGTCGTCATGTTTACGGCCGGCAGGGAAGGTACCATAGATTTTTTCAACAGCCTGCTCCATGGGCTTGACACAACCAGTATTATTCGCATGGATGTTCCTTTTTGGGAAGCTATAATTGGGATGATCCAAACATTCATTATCGGATGGCTGACAGGAGCGCTGATCGCAGCTTTTTACAATGCACAGCTAAAACGATAA
- a CDS encoding NAD(P)/FAD-dependent oxidoreductase, with product MLDDSKNNTRKVTDAICLPHSRFPRIVIVGGGFAGLALVEGLKNKDVQVVLIDRHNFHQFQPLFYQVATSGLEPDSIVFPFRKQFKGYKNVSFRLAEVKEIQNSINTVITDKGKLTYDYLVLATGTKTNFFGMEEVERNSLGMKDIRDSLNIRHMMLQNLEQAAITCDDEERDALTNFVIVGGGPAGVEMAGALAEFCKYILPKDYPEYPSSIMNIYLVEAMDEVLSAMSDKASSKTLTYLENLNVKVMLKESVSNYDGRVVKTKSGKTILAKNLIWTAGVTGDFPKGFDETSIVKGNRLKTDHHLKVYGMDNVFAIGDIAGVITDETPKGYPQVAQTAIQQGRHLAKVLLNTLLSKPSKPFTYKDKGSLATVGKRKAVADLGKFHFGGYAAWLLWSVVHLVSISGFRNKLLVGFNWAISYFTYEKSNRVIIRSFKRTKKVDAQYTSTQE from the coding sequence ATGTTAGACGATAGCAAAAACAATACACGCAAAGTGACGGATGCAATCTGCTTGCCGCATTCCAGGTTCCCAAGAATAGTCATTGTAGGTGGTGGCTTTGCGGGTCTGGCATTGGTGGAAGGGTTGAAAAATAAAGATGTTCAGGTGGTACTTATTGACCGCCATAACTTTCATCAGTTTCAGCCCTTATTTTATCAGGTAGCCACCAGTGGGCTTGAACCCGATAGCATTGTATTCCCTTTTAGAAAACAATTCAAGGGATATAAGAATGTGAGCTTCAGGCTGGCCGAGGTAAAGGAAATTCAAAACTCCATCAATACCGTCATAACGGACAAAGGAAAACTTACCTATGATTATCTGGTCTTGGCAACGGGAACAAAGACCAACTTCTTCGGTATGGAAGAAGTGGAAAGAAATAGTTTGGGGATGAAGGATATCCGGGATTCTCTAAATATCCGCCACATGATGCTGCAAAATTTGGAACAGGCCGCGATCACGTGCGATGATGAGGAACGCGATGCCCTCACGAATTTTGTGATCGTGGGTGGCGGTCCCGCCGGAGTAGAAATGGCAGGTGCTTTGGCGGAGTTTTGCAAGTACATCCTTCCTAAAGACTATCCCGAGTATCCTTCCTCCATCATGAACATCTATTTGGTGGAAGCTATGGACGAAGTGCTCTCTGCCATGTCGGACAAAGCTTCTTCAAAAACGCTGACCTATTTAGAGAATCTGAACGTTAAGGTGATGTTGAAAGAATCCGTTAGTAACTATGATGGCAGGGTGGTCAAAACCAAAAGCGGCAAGACCATTTTAGCCAAGAACTTGATTTGGACAGCAGGGGTAACTGGAGATTTTCCAAAAGGATTCGATGAGACGTCTATTGTCAAGGGCAATCGTCTTAAAACGGACCACCACCTAAAAGTTTATGGAATGGACAATGTCTTTGCCATTGGGGATATCGCCGGGGTAATCACAGATGAGACCCCGAAAGGGTATCCCCAAGTAGCCCAAACCGCCATACAACAAGGCAGACATTTGGCCAAAGTACTGCTCAACACCTTGCTTTCAAAGCCTTCAAAACCCTTTACATATAAAGATAAAGGTTCATTGGCCACTGTCGGCAAGAGAAAAGCGGTCGCTGATTTGGGGAAGTTTCATTTCGGTGGCTATGCCGCTTGGCTTTTATGGTCTGTTGTTCACTTGGTCTCCATCAGTGGGTTTAGGAACAAACTATTGGTGGGCTTCAATTGGGCCATCAGCTATTTTACTTACGAAAAAAGTAATAGGGTAATCATAAGAAGTTTCAAAAGAACAAAGAAAGTTGATGCGCAATACACATCAACCCAAGAATAA
- a CDS encoding HYC_CC_PP family protein, producing MKQFFSKILSIFLTLAVLFSTTSFTADMHFCCEKLVDIAVFGKATPCDQKIQKTENTSKKCSIGVGDCCSDDSFIQQGNDNLQKVSFEIDSQNFVFLKAFVHTYINLFEGLEENVVPFKNYKPPLIQKDLLVLHETFLI from the coding sequence GTGAAGCAGTTTTTTAGCAAAATATTATCCATCTTTTTGACGTTGGCGGTACTCTTTTCGACTACCTCGTTTACGGCGGATATGCATTTTTGCTGTGAAAAACTGGTAGATATTGCCGTGTTCGGTAAAGCAACGCCCTGTGATCAAAAAATCCAAAAGACGGAAAACACTTCAAAAAAATGTTCAATTGGAGTTGGAGACTGTTGTAGTGATGATTCATTTATACAGCAAGGTAATGATAATCTCCAAAAGGTTTCCTTTGAGATTGATTCTCAAAATTTTGTCTTCTTAAAGGCCTTTGTCCACACTTATATAAACCTTTTTGAAGGACTTGAGGAAAATGTAGTTCCCTTCAAAAACTATAAACCTCCGTTGATTCAGAAGGATTTACTAGTTCTTCACGAGACTTTCTTAATTTGA
- a CDS encoding efflux RND transporter permease subunit: MLNKSIKFLIENKLVAVLLLVLFVGWGTVNAPFEWSTGSLPRNPVAVDAIPDIGENQQIVFTKWDGRSPQDIEDQITYPLTTSLLGIPGVRTIRSSSMFGFSSIYIIFEEDIEFYWSRSRILEKLNSLPSGLLPDGVNPALGPDATGLGQIYWYTLEGRDEKGNVTGGWDLQELRSIQDFYVKYALSSASGVSEVASIGGYVLEYQVDVNPELMKQYGIGLQQVVKAVKQSNRDIGAQTLEINQAEYLIRGLGYVKSIEDLQNAVVTSEDYTSIRLKDIANVSYGPATRRGILDKEGAEVVGGVVVARYGANPMEVINNVKDQINDLSAGLPSKVLEDGRTSQLTIVPFYDRTELIQETLGTLNEALTLEIFITILVIIIMVFNLRASILISGLLPVAVLMVFIAMKLFNVDANIVALSGIAIAIGTMVDVGVILSENVIRHLDENEEGLPINTVVYNATAEVSGAILTAVMTTIISFIPVFTMIGAEGKLFRPLAFTKTFALTASIIVALFLIPPFAAFLFRKKSIKKTTGYAVNGILILLGIIALAYGFLLGFILIAFGIVGLLKNPELASRISTGFSLSEERANLINIIISAFAIVFVLAEYWRPLGLDKSIFWNLIFVSLICFGLLGFFTIFRNYYTRILRWALRNKLIFLSIPTAIVVFGVMIMRNTGKEFMPSLNEGSFLLMPTSLPHAGVEENKRVLQQLDMAVASIPEIATIVGKSGRTESALDPAPLSMYENVIQYKPEYMLNENRERQRFKVNEDGLFELRDGTFVTNPNMVVDDEGNYDESAIVSAFSVKQKDLIPDDDGEYFRNWRPEIESPDDIWNEIVRVTKLPGVTSAPKLQPIETRLVMLQTGMRAPMGIKVKGQDLKEIEAFGLKLEDILKEAEGVKDEAVFADRIVGKPYLLIDINRERLARYGITIEDVQSVLQVAVGGMVLTQTVEGRERYGVRVRYPRELRENPADLENIYVPVAKGSPVPLSELVTIRYEKGPQVIKSEDTFLVGYVLFDKLDGFAEVEVVENAQALIQEKIDNGELVVPKGINYLFTGTYENQLRAEKTLSVVVPLALAIIFLILYFQFRSVGTSLMVFTGIAVAFAGGFLMIWFYGQDWFLNFNFFGENLRDLFQMHTINLSVAVWVGFIALFGIATDDGVVMATYLTQTFDRNKPDSLVSVRDSVVEAGEKRIRPCLMTTATTILALLPVLTSTGRGSDIMIPMAIPSFGGMLIALITLFVVPVLYSWKAEFQLKRMSK; this comes from the coding sequence ATGCTGAATAAAAGCATCAAATTCCTTATCGAAAATAAATTGGTAGCCGTTTTGCTCCTAGTCCTTTTTGTAGGCTGGGGAACCGTAAACGCCCCTTTCGAGTGGAGCACTGGCTCATTACCAAGAAACCCTGTTGCCGTAGATGCCATACCTGACATCGGGGAAAACCAGCAGATTGTTTTTACCAAATGGGACGGTCGTTCCCCACAAGATATCGAGGATCAAATTACCTATCCATTGACAACCTCACTCTTGGGAATACCAGGGGTTAGGACCATCCGTAGCTCCTCCATGTTCGGATTTTCAAGTATCTATATCATATTTGAAGAGGATATCGAGTTCTATTGGAGCCGCAGTCGAATCCTTGAAAAATTGAACTCCTTACCGAGCGGTTTACTGCCCGACGGGGTCAACCCTGCATTGGGGCCGGATGCCACAGGACTTGGACAAATCTACTGGTACACTTTGGAGGGACGCGATGAGAAAGGAAATGTCACAGGCGGCTGGGATTTACAGGAGCTTAGAAGTATTCAGGATTTTTATGTCAAATATGCCCTATCATCGGCAAGCGGTGTTTCAGAGGTGGCCTCTATAGGGGGTTATGTACTCGAATATCAGGTAGATGTGAATCCCGAACTGATGAAGCAATATGGTATTGGGCTACAGCAGGTGGTAAAAGCTGTAAAACAAAGTAATCGTGATATTGGGGCACAGACCTTGGAAATCAACCAGGCCGAATATCTCATTCGCGGGCTTGGGTATGTGAAGTCCATCGAGGATCTACAGAATGCAGTCGTTACCTCTGAGGATTACACGTCCATTCGCTTAAAGGACATTGCAAATGTTTCCTACGGACCGGCCACACGGCGCGGCATATTGGATAAGGAAGGAGCAGAAGTTGTCGGGGGGGTAGTGGTCGCACGGTATGGTGCCAATCCCATGGAAGTCATCAATAATGTCAAAGACCAAATCAATGATTTAAGTGCCGGACTGCCCTCAAAAGTACTTGAGGATGGCAGAACATCCCAACTTACCATTGTTCCTTTTTATGATAGGACCGAACTTATTCAAGAAACGCTCGGAACCCTCAACGAGGCCCTGACCTTGGAAATATTCATTACCATTTTGGTCATCATTATCATGGTCTTCAATTTAAGGGCATCCATCCTGATATCGGGACTGTTACCGGTTGCAGTGCTTATGGTGTTTATTGCGATGAAGCTATTCAATGTGGATGCAAACATCGTGGCACTTTCGGGTATAGCCATTGCCATTGGAACCATGGTGGATGTAGGGGTCATACTCTCGGAAAACGTCATACGGCATTTGGACGAAAATGAAGAGGGCCTACCCATTAATACCGTTGTCTACAATGCCACCGCAGAGGTGTCGGGGGCCATATTGACCGCCGTGATGACCACCATCATCAGTTTTATTCCGGTATTTACGATGATCGGGGCCGAAGGAAAACTCTTCAGACCCTTGGCCTTTACAAAAACCTTTGCGCTTACCGCATCCATTATCGTAGCCTTATTTTTGATACCACCATTTGCGGCCTTTCTATTTAGAAAAAAAAGCATAAAGAAAACTACTGGATACGCCGTTAATGGAATATTGATACTTCTAGGGATTATAGCCCTTGCTTATGGCTTTTTATTAGGATTTATATTGATTGCCTTCGGTATCGTAGGCTTGCTAAAAAATCCGGAATTGGCATCACGTATTTCCACTGGATTTTCGCTTTCCGAAGAACGAGCCAATCTTATCAATATCATTATTTCGGCCTTTGCAATTGTTTTTGTTTTGGCGGAATACTGGAGACCTCTCGGTCTTGATAAGAGTATTTTTTGGAACCTGATTTTTGTTTCGCTTATATGTTTCGGACTACTGGGCTTCTTTACCATATTCCGGAACTATTATACAAGGATACTTCGCTGGGCATTACGGAATAAGCTGATATTTCTTTCCATACCCACCGCCATTGTGGTATTCGGAGTAATGATTATGCGCAATACGGGCAAGGAGTTTATGCCTTCATTGAACGAAGGTTCGTTTTTGTTGATGCCTACCTCCCTTCCGCACGCCGGTGTCGAAGAGAACAAACGGGTATTGCAGCAACTGGATATGGCTGTAGCCAGTATTCCTGAAATAGCAACGATAGTCGGCAAATCCGGTAGAACCGAATCCGCATTGGATCCGGCGCCCTTGTCGATGTATGAGAACGTCATCCAGTACAAGCCAGAATACATGTTGAACGAGAACAGGGAGCGCCAACGGTTCAAGGTCAATGAAGATGGCCTCTTCGAACTCAGGGACGGCACCTTTGTGACCAATCCGAACATGGTTGTAGATGATGAAGGAAATTACGATGAATCTGCCATAGTTTCTGCATTCTCTGTTAAACAAAAGGATTTGATTCCCGACGATGATGGGGAATATTTTAGAAACTGGCGGCCTGAAATTGAATCCCCCGATGATATTTGGAACGAGATTGTACGTGTAACGAAACTTCCAGGCGTTACATCCGCGCCCAAACTGCAACCTATTGAAACCCGCTTGGTCATGTTGCAGACCGGCATGCGTGCGCCCATGGGTATCAAGGTAAAAGGGCAAGATTTAAAGGAAATAGAAGCCTTTGGCCTCAAGCTGGAGGACATTTTAAAGGAGGCCGAGGGGGTCAAGGATGAAGCCGTGTTTGCCGATCGAATTGTCGGAAAGCCTTATTTGCTTATAGATATCAACAGGGAGCGTTTGGCACGATACGGCATTACCATTGAAGATGTGCAAAGCGTGTTGCAAGTAGCGGTTGGCGGCATGGTGCTTACCCAAACTGTTGAAGGCCGTGAGCGTTATGGAGTTCGAGTACGGTATCCAAGGGAATTGCGAGAGAATCCAGCGGACTTAGAGAATATTTATGTTCCCGTTGCCAAGGGAAGCCCGGTTCCTTTGAGCGAGTTGGTTACCATTCGATATGAAAAGGGACCACAGGTCATCAAGAGCGAAGACACCTTTTTGGTGGGTTATGTACTGTTCGATAAGTTGGACGGTTTTGCCGAAGTCGAGGTGGTCGAGAATGCACAGGCCCTTATACAAGAAAAAATAGATAATGGAGAATTGGTGGTTCCCAAGGGCATCAATTATTTGTTTACCGGTACCTATGAAAACCAACTACGTGCCGAAAAGACGCTATCGGTCGTAGTACCGCTGGCATTGGCCATCATATTCTTGATTCTTTATTTCCAATTCCGTTCAGTAGGTACCTCATTGATGGTGTTTACCGGGATTGCTGTTGCCTTTGCCGGAGGTTTTCTGATGATTTGGTTCTATGGTCAGGATTGGTTCCTGAACTTCAACTTTTTCGGGGAAAACCTACGAGACCTCTTCCAGATGCATACCATTAACCTGAGTGTTGCCGTATGGGTTGGGTTTATTGCGCTCTTTGGTATTGCAACCGATGATGGTGTGGTCATGGCCACCTACCTGACCCAAACTTTTGATAGAAACAAGCCCGATTCCCTTGTATCCGTTAGGGATTCGGTTGTCGAAGCTGGTGAAAAACGTATCCGTCCGTGTTTGATGACGACCGCAACCACTATTCTGGCACTGCTTCCGGTATTGACATCCACCGGCCGTGGTAGCGATATTATGATTCCGATGGCGATCCCTTCTTTCGGGGGGATGCTTATCGCCTTGATTACCCTATTTGTTGTTCCAGTGTTGTACAGTTGGAAGGCCGAGTTTCAATTAAAAAGAATGTCCAAATGA
- a CDS encoding universal stress protein, whose product MKILLAIDGSDFSKVAIDELATLPFPAGTEVCILNVFENPMLAAPGALPLGGTLGNYYEETVSSAKKSAEDLVNEASKSLRDKNDVLSITTAVVEGLPKSAILEKTEAFDTDLIIVGSQGHGAFSRFLLGSVSQSLATHADCSVMIVRKRGSKEKNNY is encoded by the coding sequence ATGAAAATACTATTGGCAATAGATGGTTCTGACTTTAGTAAAGTCGCCATAGATGAACTTGCGACGCTGCCGTTCCCTGCGGGTACCGAAGTATGTATTTTGAATGTGTTCGAAAATCCCATGTTGGCCGCTCCTGGTGCCCTACCCTTGGGCGGCACGCTTGGAAATTATTATGAAGAAACCGTCTCCAGTGCGAAAAAATCGGCAGAAGATCTTGTTAATGAAGCTTCAAAATCATTAAGGGACAAGAATGACGTATTGTCGATAACAACAGCCGTGGTAGAGGGGCTTCCCAAAAGTGCAATTTTAGAAAAGACCGAAGCCTTTGATACCGATTTGATCATAGTCGGGTCGCAGGGCCATGGCGCATTCTCTAGATTTTTGCTCGGCTCGGTTTCCCAGTCCTTGGCAACACATGCCGACTGTTCCGTCATGATAGTCCGAAAACGCGGTTCAAAAGAGAAAAACAACTATTGA
- a CDS encoding TolC family protein, giving the protein MKKYLYILIGIVSIASVNGQELESLIQQAELNNPEIQAFELRYNIASERVNEVNTLPNTEVSAGLFVSEPETRTGAQKARFSAKQMIPWFGTITARENYASSLADAQYEELVIVKRKLALSVSQSYYRLFSIRAKQSVLDENIELLETYERLALTSVEVGNASAVDVLRLQIRQNELLQQKEVLEQEYLAEQTLFNNLLNRDEQTQVEVYEGLTVPEQDPITEEGSLDLHPELLKYDKLYESVEQSEILNQKEALPNLGFGLDYVPVAERPDMSFDDNGKDILMPMVSVSIPIFNNKYKSISQQNKLRQEEITAQKQERRNKLETLLSEAINNRMAARIRFRTQTKNIGQAKDGEEILIKSYETGTIDFNDVLDIQELQLRFQINRIESIKGYFVQSAIINYLRS; this is encoded by the coding sequence ATGAAGAAATACCTATACATATTGATCGGAATAGTATCCATCGCTTCTGTGAACGGACAGGAACTGGAAAGCCTTATCCAACAGGCCGAACTCAACAATCCGGAAATCCAGGCTTTTGAGCTGCGGTACAATATTGCCTCCGAAAGAGTGAACGAGGTCAATACTTTGCCCAATACGGAGGTAAGTGCCGGACTTTTCGTAAGCGAGCCCGAAACACGGACCGGAGCACAGAAAGCACGGTTCTCGGCAAAACAGATGATCCCGTGGTTCGGTACCATTACCGCCCGTGAAAATTATGCAAGTTCATTGGCCGATGCCCAATACGAAGAGCTGGTCATCGTCAAAAGAAAATTGGCGTTGTCGGTATCTCAGTCCTATTACCGATTATTCTCGATAAGGGCGAAGCAAAGCGTTTTGGACGAAAATATAGAATTGCTGGAAACCTATGAACGATTGGCCTTGACCTCGGTAGAAGTTGGTAATGCCTCCGCAGTAGATGTGTTGCGCTTGCAGATTCGGCAGAACGAACTGCTTCAGCAAAAAGAAGTTTTGGAACAGGAGTATTTGGCCGAACAAACGCTGTTCAACAATCTATTGAATAGGGACGAACAAACACAAGTCGAAGTTTACGAAGGGCTTACGGTACCCGAACAAGACCCGATAACGGAAGAAGGAAGCCTTGACCTGCATCCTGAACTTTTAAAGTATGACAAGTTGTACGAGTCGGTCGAACAATCTGAAATCTTGAACCAAAAAGAAGCCTTACCGAATCTTGGTTTCGGATTGGATTACGTACCCGTTGCCGAAAGGCCTGATATGTCTTTCGATGATAACGGAAAGGACATCTTGATGCCGATGGTATCGGTGTCCATCCCGATATTCAACAATAAATACAAATCCATTTCCCAACAGAACAAATTAAGGCAAGAGGAAATAACCGCCCAAAAGCAAGAACGAAGAAACAAGCTCGAAACACTTTTGAGCGAGGCCATTAACAACAGAATGGCTGCCAGGATTCGTTTTAGGACCCAAACAAAAAATATCGGACAGGCCAAGGACGGGGAGGAAATCCTTATCAAAAGCTACGAGACCGGAACCATCGATTTTAACGATGTGCTCGATATTCAAGAGCTTCAGCTTAGGTTTCAAATCAATCGAATTGAATCCATCAAGGGCTACTTTGTGCAGTCGGCCATTATCAATTATCTAAGGAGTTAA